In a genomic window of Camelus bactrianus isolate YW-2024 breed Bactrian camel unplaced genomic scaffold, ASM4877302v1 HiC_scaffold_12, whole genome shotgun sequence:
- the LOC141576565 gene encoding uncharacterized protein LOC141576565 encodes MKPVLRAALAALEGPLPGVDEDVPPQVVAAPESGATVMADVRFLTRGEQGAFPVSHQRRFGRCAQLPLGFDSLRFFWLWPLHILDARVWLWLLGATGVLGPAAAQQHVAGVRVRRVQDAQVLDDAVASPVPAARSSAPANRPPEPWCRGAPGGSSGSAGLSCLMLTGDCRKPPGVLCAGKAARGAAGSFLKVPSEVGARVGGVSAAVPAGGAKLATGASRWLNLSIPGGKLGSISGRCRRRRRPGTRCRLSCPRSRPGGPAATASGEFTFSNVL; translated from the exons ATGAAGCCCGTGCTGCGTGCTGCACTGGCTGCGCTGGAAGGGCCGCTCCCCGGTGTGGATGAGGACGTGCCTCCGCAGGTGGTAGCAGCTCCGGAAAGCGGCGCTACAGTGATGGCAGATGTGCGGTTTCTGACGAGGGGAGAGCAGGGCGCCTTCCCCGTCTCCCACCAGCGGCGGTTTGGAAGATGCGCTCAGCTTCCTCTTGGCTTTGATTCCCTGAGATTCTTCTGGCTTTGGCCTCTTCACATTCTTGACGCTCGCGTCTGGCTTTGGCTCCTCGGGGCCACGGGGGTCCTCGGTCCGGCCGCCGCCCAGCAGCACGTTGCGGGAGTGCGGGTCCGGCGGGTGCAGGACGCTCAGGTCCTGGATGACGCCGTGGCCTCCCCGGTCCCCGCCGCCCGCTCGTCCGCCCCGGCGAACAGGCCCCCGGAGCCCTGGTGCAGGGGGGCGCCCGGCGGCTCCTCGGGCTCGGCCGGCTTGTCCTGCTTGATGCTGACCGGCGACTGCAGGAAGCCCCCGGGGGTCCTCTGCGCCGGGAAGGCCGCGCGGGGCGCCGCCGGCTCCTTCTTGAAAGTCCCGTCTGAGGTGGGCGCCAGGGTGGGGGGAGTCTCGGCGGCCGTGCCCGCGGGCGGGGCGAAGCTGGCCACCGGGGCCAGCCGGTGGTTGAACTTGAGCATCCCCGGCGGGAAGCTGGGCTCCATCTccggccgctgccgccgccgccgccgcccaggaACGCGCTGCCGACTTTCATGTCCCCGGAGCAGGCCTGGGGGTCCCGCCGCCACCGCCTCCG GGGAATTCACGTTTTCTAATGTCCTATGA